One region of Quercus lobata isolate SW786 chromosome 2, ValleyOak3.0 Primary Assembly, whole genome shotgun sequence genomic DNA includes:
- the LOC115976822 gene encoding uncharacterized protein LOC115976822, whose translation MPTTTTTTLLLLLLLLLLTTTTTTSSSPILGLDSYLAQQSRQDPQATNDTFLTLPTSLKKSLSSPFPLPSIPSLTSSLLSFSVPLSLHIRLVGTFPPNSPSLLSSFLSTASQPLHHFHVISPFNPPFHSLSIQHTPHFDIAFSPPSLTSTLSESLSSQISKSPSPLRSSLLSIPFSSIDTIVSSDFRSENEHENHDGIFIYLLYLGPQSKPYAYTYSDSHSSAGFTDCLGTIHASKNRYLWIDLAAGPVDYGPALSGDGVLPRGEFHPLAAFHSRQKSQKSLLADVSSLIWSAYQVLLVPSLRIPVPFENSLLVQFIHVRSGSRDSSSDGLDWKKIERTLSEDGGLLLRDQTLRFKNYEVSFDKCPICSFAVSRSINSYTSRFLFDNYTLIVNEYLDSKRLHQILLESGQVFRSEAEMPVDNDFGRVLPVYVFDLDYNNHLLLDRYHQSVAFKDMVIAVRTRNTQTVSDYTCNGRHMFTQTSSLERPLVGSILQSMWGVSPTHLLWSPRHNSTLVDYTWSVGQTPFGPFSESLSLSFVQKDAAKRSVLLTMMNYSITSAIDFLESIAEHGGDRKLLKQNQHLVFEQRWTLFKYKLDKAVSALSHLDFEMALYYLKSSDHDLYAIHSLVYTASDELEASLVCFKDPPFPWTLVSFSAGGLIALFYVYSKRDKLFRSKRKQF comes from the coding sequence atgCCCACCACTACTACCACcaccctcctcctcctcctcctcctcctcctcctcaccACTACAACCACCACCTCATCCTCCCCAATCCTAGGCCTAGACTCCTATCTAGCCCAACAATCCCGCCAAGACCCACAAGCCACAAACGACACCTTCCTTACCCTCCCAACCTCCCTAAAAAAATCCCTCTCCTCCCCATTCCCTCTCCCCTCCATCCCTTCCCTCACCTCCTCCCTCCTCTCCTTCTCCGTCCCTCTCTCCCTCCACATCCGCCTCGTCGGCACTTTCCCCCCTAACTCCCCTTCCCTCCTCTCCTCCTTCCTCTCCACCGCCTCCCAACCCCTCCACCACTTCCACGTCATCTCCCCTTTCAACCCCCCTTTCCATTCCCTCTCCATCCAACACACTCCCCATTTCGATATCGCCTTCTCCCCTCCTTCCCTCACTTCCACCCTCTCCGAATCCCTTTCCTCCCAAATCTCCAAATCCCCTTCTCCCCTCCGCTCTTCCCTCCTCTCCATTCCCTTCTCATCGATCGATACCATCGTCTCTTCCGATTTCCGCAGCGAAAACGAACACGAAAACCACGACGGAATCTTCATCTACCTCCTATACCTCGGCCCTCAATCAAAACCTTACGCTTACACCTACTCCGACTCCCATTCCTCCGCCGGCTTCACCGATTGCCTCGGAACGATCCACGCATCCAAAAATCGGTACTTATGGATCGATTTGGCCGCCGGACCCGTCGATTACGGCCCGGCTTTGTCCGGCGACGGCGTGCTCCCCCGCGGCGAATTCCACCCCCTCGCCGCCTTCCACAGCCGCCAGAAGTCCCAGAAATCGCTCCTCGCCGACGTATCTTCCCTGATTTGGAGTGCTTATCAGGTACTCCTCGTTCCTTCTTTGAGAATTCCTGTTCCTTTTGAGAATTCGTTGCTGGTTCAGTTCATACATGTTCGTAGTGGTAGTAGGGATTCGAGTTCGGATGGTTTGGATTGGAAGAAGATTGAGAGGACTTTGAGTGAGGATGGTGGATTGTTGTTACGTGATCAAACCTTGAGGTTTAAGAATTATGAGGTGAGTTTCGATAAGTGTCCGATTTGCTCGTTCGCAGTTTCTAGGTCGATTAACTCATACACGTCGAGGTTTCTTTTCGATAATTATACGTTGATTGTGAATGAGTATTTGGATTCAAAGCGTTTGCATCAGATATTGTTGGAGTCGGGTCAGGTGTTTAGGAGTGAGGCTGAAATGCCAGTGGATAACGATTTCGGTAGGGTTCTTCCGGTTTATGTGTTTGATTTGGATTACAATAATCATTTGTTGCTCGATCGGTATCACCAGTCTGTTGCTTTTAAAGACATGGTTATCGCGGTGAGGACTAGGAACACGCAGACTGTGAGTGATTATACTTGTAATGGTCGTCACATGTTTACTCAGACGAGTAGTCTTGAGAGGCCGCTTGTTGGTTCGATTCTGCAGAGCATGTGGGGGGTTTCACCTACCCATTTGTTGTGGAGCCCTAGACATAATAGTACTTTGGTGGATTATACATGGAGCGTAGGGCAGACCCCGTTTGGGCCGTTCTCGGAGAGTTTGTCATTGTCTTTCGTGCAGAAGGATGCAGCTAAGAGGAGCGTTCTTTTGACGATGATGAATTACAGTATAACGAGTGCCATTGATTTTCTTGAATCCATTGCTGAACATGGTGGTGATAGGAAGCTACTTAAACAGAATCAACATCTTGTGTTCGAACAAAGGTGGACTTTGTTCAAGTACAAGCTTGACAAAGCAGTTTCTGCTTTGTCGCATTTGGATTTTGAGATGGCTTTGTACTATTTGAAGTCTTCTGATCATGATCTGTATGCCATCCACTCTCTTGTCTATACTGCTTCTGATGAACTGGAGGCATCACTGGTATGCTTTAAGGACCCACCATTCCCATGGACTTTGGTTTCTTTCTCTGCAGGAGGTTT